The Plasmodium cynomolgi strain B DNA, scaffold: 1574, whole genome shotgun sequence genomic sequence TAATGACTaagaatgtatttttatttaatgaaaaatcattattaaattaattatctatattaatttaaaatgttatttataaCAACAGGACATTAATTCACGTATTAATATGAATGTACATTACAAGGAGAACGATCATAAAATCAAAAagtacaaacaaataaatgtatataaaattgctgttttatatataaaatataaataaaatcatATTTACTATATTATCATTGCAATCATTCcatattaatgcattttttcatatattacGAATACCatttagggaaaaaaatatcattacaaaaaatacaatattCCCTAAAATTCTATTTACCCTTTCCAGCTTCTAATCTGTGATattttacaacttttatTGTGGTGTAAATGaccaaaaatataattataagtgctaatattaaaaaaaaaatacaatatatGTAACACACGGGTTTGGGTATTCCAGAtgtaaacaaaatggaatcCTTTTGATTCCCACTACCTTGTTTTTttgattaaatttaaaattggTATTATTATTCCAATCAATGGAATTAAACACATTACAATAGTTCGTATACCCCATTTTCTAactattactttttttaattttttgttataacTGCTAGTTCCTACTTCCTGTTCACCTATTATATCAATcatatcaaatatttttttttcacaataacAATCTAGTCTTTTAAAACCTTTCCTTTTAGGATATTTActcttaaatttttctttataaatttcCAAATCATTTAATCCCTTATTCTTTAACTGTGCATGCCCTGATAAATCATCT encodes the following:
- a CDS encoding CYIR protein (putative;~vir-type antigen), with protein sequence HAQLKNKGLNDLEIYKEKFKSKYPKRKGFKRLDCYCEKKIFDMIDIIGEQEVGTSSYNKKLKKVIVRKWGIRTIVMCLIPLIGIIIPILNLIKKT